In the Hordeum vulgare subsp. vulgare chromosome 7H, MorexV3_pseudomolecules_assembly, whole genome shotgun sequence genome, one interval contains:
- the LOC123410825 gene encoding uncharacterized protein LOC123410825 translates to MSRRSPSELSCWPTPPATIIPKSHPLPPCCPDRATGPSSAVRPTPPGVSGRAGTRPPAALSSGTSRPDCVLLDSCGHGFVDVDDNHTTAQGFSEATGTIRVTFVISDLPCLSRFYVRCLDLTTNPFITEPKIVCSTEHLALLSFHLSTSWLPEHFIYRAGRNGRPPSLDALPDISRYLAREKLPPCLIGVLPDGSGTDFVLAAFTRDRLQYKLHIFRSKQRAWTIELLFPDLPPWLIKRRGIVAPRKVIALQGGVLGFVDLWKGILFCDVLSELVKTWFVPLPKLLPNNRGNYDRLAARPIRDVTCPDGLVIRCVELEDLYAITTSIPDASTKDLLYDFDAVDPIEEKEVEEFVGWRLITWSREVFWDYWCKDSVVHVDELGNVALPHPDSGCHGAENLPLKTLETSYPTVCGDGIVCLMSKKNYRDHDAWILTVDMRTKRVGEPVPFNAKRSSDRNPTYIPCALDKYLINNESDIAQVGVQDARFGGHFSLQLPLQNSSRDSNISQLKRQRLLSPQKSNNHPNAYQQTRQTIDSDEPTGSCSSHQIIREIFNANVRWEKCPNPPDCLFRLMGARVERGWVGVGGVKFPTNPLGGGD, encoded by the exons ATGAGCCGCCGCTCTCCTTCCGAGCTTAGCTGCTGGCCTACTCCTCCGGCAACCATAATTCCCAAGTCCCACCCCCTACCACCGTGTTGTCCGGATCGAGCCACCGGTCCTTCTTCGGCCGTCCGGCCCACTCCTCCGGGCGTGTCCGGCCGTGCGGGAACCCGTCCACCGGCCGCCCTCTCCTCCGGAACCAGCCGCCCCGACTGCGTCCTCCTGGACTCATGTGGGCATGGCTTCGTCGACGTGGACGACAACCACACTACCGCTCAAGGCTTCTCGGAGGCGACAGGAACCATCCGTGTGACCTTCGTTATCTCCGATCTCCCGTGCCTCTCGCGCTTCTACGTCCGCTGCCTGGACCTCACAACCAACCCCTTCATCACTGAGCCCAAGATCGTCTGTTCGACGGAGCACCTCGCTCTCCTCAGCTTCCATCTGTCCACTTCCTGGCTGCCAGAGCACTTCATCTACAGGGCCGGACGGAACGGGCGTCCGCCATCGCTTGACGCGCTTCCCGACATCAGCAGGTACCTCGCTAGAGAGAAACTCCCACCATGCCTCATCGGCGTCTTGCCTGACGGCAGCGGCACGGACttcgtcttggcagctttcacgaGGGATAGATTGCAGTACAAACTCCATATCTTCAGATCCAAGCAGCGTGCCTGGACCATAGAGCTGCTGTTCCCAGATCTTCCTCCTTGGCTGATTAAGAGAAGGGGAATCGTTGCTCCCAGGAAGGTGATTGCTTTACAAGGTGGAGTGCTGGGCTTTGTTGATCTCTGGAAGGGTATCTTGTTTTGCGATGTGTTATCTGAACTTGTGAAAACGTGGTTTGTTCCACTGCCCAAGCTTCTGCCCAATAACCGAGGAAACTACGACAGATTGGCGGCACGCCCCATTCGCGATGTAACCTGCCCCGATGGTTTGGTAATCAGGTGTGTCGAGTTGGAAGATCTGTATGCTATCACAACCAGCATTCCTGATGCCTCGACCAAGGATCTGTTATATGATTTTGATGCGGTTGATCCAATTGAGGAGAAGGAAGTAGAAGAGTTTGTTGGTTGGAGGCTCATTACATGGTCTAGGGAGGTCTTTTGGGACTATTGGTGCAAGGACAGTGTGGTTCATGTAGATGAACTTGGAAATGTCGCCTTGCCTCATCCAGATTCCGGCTGCCATGGTGCTGAAAATTTGCCATTAAAAACCCTGGAAACATCTTACCCAACCGTGTGTGGTGATGGCATTGTTTGTCTCATGTCCAAGAAAAATTATCGGGACCATGATGCATGGATTCTCACTGTTGACATGAGGACCAAGAGAGTGGGAGAGCCAGTGCCATTTAATGCCAAGAGATCATCAGATCGTAATCCCACCTATATTCCTTGTGCGTTGGACAAATATCTGATCAATAACGAATCAG ATATAGCTCAGGTTGGTGTGCAAGATGCTCGTTTTGGTGGACATTTTTCTCTTCAG TTGCCCCTTCAAAACTCGAGCAGGGACAGTAATATTTCCCAACTGAAACGGCAGAGACTG TTGTCCCCGCAGAAGTCGAACAACCATCCTAATGCTTACCAACAGACGCGGCAGACCATTGATTCAGATGAGCCGACCGGCTCATGTAGTTCTCATCAG ATAATACGTGAGATTTTTAATGCTAATGTACGATGGGAAAAGTGTCCGAACCCACCAGATTGTCTGTTCCGTTTGATGGGGGCTAGAGTTGAaagggggtgggtgggggtgggcggGGTAAAATTCCCAACCAATCCCCTCGGTGGTGGTGATTAG